One segment of Alnus glutinosa chromosome 2, dhAlnGlut1.1, whole genome shotgun sequence DNA contains the following:
- the LOC133861757 gene encoding probable terpene synthase 9, which produces MEIMFLSLPSSCCVTINRQRKLVSQTHRRRSLPTIPSVMIVSKLNELTHPRRSAQYHPSVWDLKLIESLSTPYTYELYATRLEELKRNAKCLLTSNKDPSVLFKLASTMQRLGVAYHFENEIEEAIGVLYPEVTSNLYTTALQFRVLREHAFSISSDVFDKFKSCGGRFMDSLSNDMEGLLSLYEASHLRMHGENTLEEARDFSIENLKSLMEKLDSDSAEQVRQSLEIPLYWRMQRIEARNFIDVYQKDTAKNLTLLELAKLDYNLVQSIYQQELEELARWWRDLGFKDKLPFSRDRLMENYLWAMGIIFEPQFSKCRIGITKFVCILLAIDDMYDIYGSLDELECFTDAVDRWEMKAMDDLPQYMKICYVAMLNYVNEVVFDVLKDQDLDTFPYIKEAWSNLCRSHLIEARWFSNGYTPTVNEYLENALISVGGPAAIVHAYVQLGCTISKEALDCFKHDSEPIYWASLITRLSDDLGTSEAESKRGDVAKSIECYMVQESVSKEEAQDYIKRLISYSWKKLSEESAKSSLPKSVVKMSLNMARTAQCIYQHGDGLGTSTGVIKDHLTSLIVKPITIE; this is translated from the exons ATGGAAATAATGTTTCTCTCCCTCCCTAGCTCGTGTTGCGTTACAATTAATCGCCAAAGAAAATTAGTTTCCCAAACACACAGAAGAAGAAGCCTGCCAACAATCCCGTCCGTCATGATTGTGTCAAAGCTCAATGAGTTAACACATCCACGGCGATCAGCTCAGTACCATCCTAGCGTTTGGGACCTCAAGCTCATTGAATCCTTAAGCACTCCCTATACT TATGAATTGTATGCCACCCGACTGGAGGAGTTGAAACGAAATGCTAAATGCTTGCTGACGTCCAATAAAGACCCTTCTGTCCTTTTCAAGCTTGCTTCCACGATGCAGCGGTTAGGAGTTGCTTACCACTTTGAAAATGAGATTGAAGAAGCTATAGGTGTTTTGTATCCGGAAGTCACAAGCAATCTTTACACCACTGCTTTGCAGTTTCGAGTTTTAAGAGAACATGCTTTTTCGATTAGCTCAG ATGTGTTCGACAAATTCAAAAGCTGCGGTGGGAGATTCATGGACAGCTTAAGCAATGATATGGAGGGACTTTTGAGTTTGTATGAAGCCTCTCATCTTCGAATGCATGGAGAAAATACTTTGGAAGAAGCCAGGGATTTTAGCATCGAAAACCTAAAATCATTAATGGAAAAATTGGACAGTGATTCAGCTGAGCAAGTGAGACAGTCATTGGAAATCCCCCTGTATTGGAGGATGCAAAGAATTGAAGCACGAAACTTTATTGATGTCTATCAAAAGGATACTGCAAAGAACTTGACTCTGCTGGAGCTGGCCAAGTTAGATTACAATCTAGTGCAATCCATATATCAGCAAGAGCTTGAGGAGTTAGCAAG GTGGTGGAGAGACTTGGGTTTTAAAGATAAGCTACCTTTTTCAAGGGATAGGTTGATGGAGAATTATTTGTGGGCGATGGGGATCATTTTTGAGCCCCAGTTTTCGAAGTGCAGGATCGGCATCACTAAATTTGTATGCATATTATTAGCTATTGACGACATGTATGATATATATGGATCGCTAGATGAGCTGGAATGCTTCACTGATGCTGTGGATCG ATGGGAGATGAAGGCGATGGATGACCTTCCCCAATATATGAAGATTTGTTACGTTGCTATGCTTAACTATGTTAATGAAGTGGTGTTTGATGTCCTCAAAGATCAGGACTTGGATACTTTCCCCTACATTAAGGAAGCG TGGTCAAATCTTTGTAGATCACATTTAATAGAAGCGCGGTGGTTTTCCAACGGATACACTCCAACTGTGAACGAGTACTTAGAAAATGCATTGATTTCTGTGGGTGGCCCTGCAGCAATCGTCCATGCTTATGTACAGCTTGGGTGCACTATATCAAAAGAAGCACTAGATTGCTTCAAGCACGATTCTGAGCCAATATATTGGGCATCCCTCATAACTCGACTAAGTGATGATTTGGGGACTTCAGAG GCTGAAAGCAAGAGAGGTGATGTGGCGAAATCCATCGAGTGCTACATGGTACAAGAAAGTGTATCCAAAGAAGAAGCTCAAGATTACATAAAGAGATTGATCAGCTACTCATGGAAAAAACTGAGTGAGGAGAGTGCCAAAAGTTCCCTGCCAAAATCCGTTGTGAAGATGTCATTAAACATGGCGCGCACTGCTCAATGCATCTACCAACATGGAGACGGGCTTGGGACATCGACTGGGGTGATTAAAGATCATTTGACCTCGTTAATTGTCAAACCCATCACTATTGAATAA